The proteins below come from a single Orcinus orca chromosome 6, mOrcOrc1.1, whole genome shotgun sequence genomic window:
- the UNC13B gene encoding protein unc-13 homolog B isoform X4, with protein sequence MKDDEICGTKNPTPHKILLDARFELPFDIPEEEARYWTYKLEQINALGTDNEYSSQEESQRKPLPTAAAQCCHWTYLGWGDQQTFEDPDSAVDDRDSDYRSEASNSIPPLYHTTSQPNASVHQFPVPARLPQQLLLQGSSRDSCNDSVQSYDLDYPERRALRQGLQVQNDKIRIISYFSDVDCEEQEGIYEEIEGKMSQEALENSNINLKDEGVKEVRTLSKTDKYYSQQIQPKYKNWKKIPSQSQETEFSTAFNYDLKFETSTFSRYPQKYDTIDRRRKKTPLYSHFEDSEKSQYDDKSGTKTNLKSTYPNTENCNLCHVEKKEQNYPVLRPYKNGFVVKSGMWTTNLESHDYDLPGCSKDCEKASGLIQHVTNFTPLDILEDSASSTSDELLGSPVYDKQEDLLSPTCHPSNVHHIGGFPEEYYRANPAFASQRMNCATDTLGNLSGCPMEEMTPSSIEEPKEDYIDTMDELQCLVETVSEYLAEKEEEINRFGSLSKTKETLKHNSTVNNAEQKMPGDQIPSLNIAKNDKDKAISFPELNGVKCAVGSLFSSLTEKVGSGTKHLTTSVEKLVYLVPEKTETLNQTEAINSPSRPRAKSVSEKGLSIQSPSPLSSQTVDNKDVGKHDKTSENEHMDSKTGSLNFQDPTETIGRDSASQSQSSVIKSVCSMLNPLKIFLEKDETKKDDDRSKPTRKENFVACGSESNQREDTLGNDSNIVTLDRSDRETPHYQMPLSEDLLSSQAAIEHSNLAHSANEKDDVASPLEREPCTDLSLLPDQRKICAKDTLGHHCEADSRTANKEPSSKPLEGDKITGDDDFLEPLRKSFSQFLLTSPETYSKETLSDSMKIHQLEEDGWERGPKKGGHSFSFSGKLDIPIFKVLSHSEKQQDVREKGSMLPLFKFSFTDGHKTVNDQSFHGSAVTTDEEIQRNCHANAKLSSIKSSSVPNIHSNLGKFGDIKTSNKSDQINTPEDVTLNKIKSYSAPSIINDLGKFGSIEELHSSDHTAIENCERDTLNIPGVVSKEHIPSDSLGGSKNFTQVTSSTVPDSSLAFTSTISKPTLVDEMSDDKLVDKASKKRTQGGLVSGLFNRFSSLENLSNQQELNVKKDDSPHRNNTLSLFSGIFNLISNSSMTDCKPDETKSMSLGDLKGLNGKKHLSLDEIPVTSCVTFENQRNHEKQETSGFIKSCLSLPKENIPLSDAWVGSHYCPPTWKNQRSEKNFPSSENSVLHCTPTAQQDLLEKSLAKRQTPHHALEAKLHENSNKLNSPVLNTNILSQSNHYQAFEEMNNPFSYEWDSDIKDFSKNSRKLQPVYYMLNQNTFPSADVFLWPDSENPAINFCQKDQNANILEWRTNLNSVVWCDLPHESFNQLAFNEDYLLRGDMWAANSLYGNSGYLPINETKKALEELPIDLSCSSGYEKSTCPVVDLDSLRMDENFVYSSVCYEYQEWLSCLENGVWWPSEEGDYGYFMFHDGQYIYSFLTDSTGQYAYLFIPDCSYEEYLNCDLQTNDLSSITLDDSTIPAYSFKVLDREDELLWYVEEEPIDDPLDLSVVLPRSEGPMYLNLGMFSQVLEKSSYGQRDQPLDFSGYTPQKSKGDFASFKERLGGSEDSECTLDLRNQPRTIGNHVLNKNQIIKGDKNQTLVKDSSVNLSSFQWIQSSSEEAASLVHPENKTNIPQQTEEMSSLNKVTSSFSALGASTGSTLNFDKNESLESSAMQKIDQQSNLAEITNDGLQSLILSKQLESNSQNEEESLLKKDSERQMVSNVQRPEFTKNMKKEFPLNKSVHVKKQNLLKSVFQVNQTTSQAQSDIEDDKMITADSVSIPLVSQFSRDECKNCEPPQDQSSKESERTLFKSALKLFGRGEDSSVSAVANEKQESRFLNFFKTQVNKEGSPNLEKNGDKNRKISSQEKNESPGVSSVFGSLGDFFKTNVSPKQTTENMSVSSVTNKDEVKSSPNPAHLTKQDVGNFPAAPVSSKGKVRVRNLNKQTTIDDSELKEPSIREIQGDHLTDEEAPSRDHQLYQSPNSSFSTGCLKESSRDSSVETSGVSTVTVVPRSDKISLDILSRRNSNEQDHFSDKDQSFSTATTSPSQPELPTRKSIFSFLTGSEKSENRAFTTLPRTTSQGEGLFTLPSFFSTANSGSKKNTSLNSSFSFFNLSFLDEKQQTPGEKHSLSAVAPVTSQACKKPSVFVDMSNTMTREDSNDIRGNIVPEVVHEQQMVPCVSISNTTKVTSLADEFNVENNYPGKLGPSIGPGTSLKDFQPHQQ encoded by the exons GTCACTGGACCTATTTGGGCTGGGGAGACCAACAGA CTTTTGAAGATCCTGATAGTGCCGTTGATGACCGAGATAGTGACTATCGCAGTGAGGCCAGCAATAGCATCCCACCTCTTTACCATACGACTTCCCAGCCCAATGCTTCTGTGCACCAATTCCCTGTGCCTGCGCGATTGCCACAGCAGCTGCTGCTTCAGGGCAGTTCCCGGGACTCTTGCAATGACTCTGTGCAAAGTTATGACCTCGATTATCCAGAGCGGCGGGCCCTCAG ACAAGGCTTACAggttcaaaatgacaaaattaggaTTATTTCATATTTCTCTGATGTTGACTGTGAAGAGCAAGAAGGTATATATGAGGAGATAGAGGGGAAGATGTCACAAGAAGCTCTAGAAAACAGTAACATAAACTTAAAGGACGAAGGGGTAAAAGAAGTGAGAACTCTTTCAAAAACTGATAAATATTACAGCCAACAAATACAACCAAAGTATAAGAATTGGAAAAAGATACCATCTCAAAGCCAAGAGACAGAATTCTCTACTGCCTTTAATTATGACCTTAAGTTTGAAACATCTACTTTCTCTAGATATCCTCAGAAATATGATACAATAgataggagaaggaaaaagacaccCTTATATAGTCATTTTGAAGAcagtgaaaaaagccaatatgATGATAAATCAGGAACTAAGACTAACTTGAAAAGTACATATCCTAACACTGAAAATTGTAACCTTTGCCACGTTGAGAAGAAGGAACAAAATTACCCAGTTTTGCGTCCCTACAAAAATGGATTTGTGGTTAAGAGTGGCATGTGGACCACTAACTTGGAAAGTCATGATTATGATCTTCCTGGTTGTTCTAAGGACTGTGAAAAGGCATCTGGCTTAATCCAGCATGTCACTAATTTCACTCCATTAGATATTCTTGAAGATTCTGCCAGCAGTACTTCTGATGAACTTCTGGGTTCCCCCGTTTATGATAAGCAGGAAGATTTACTGTCACCAACATGTCATCCATCCAATGTCCATCATATTGGAGGTTTTCCAGAAGAATATTATAGAGCAAATCCTGCATTCGCATCACAAAGGATGAATTGTGCTACAGACACACTTGGAAATCTGTCTGGGTGCCCCATGGAAGAGATGACCCCTTCCTCTATTGAGGAACCCAAGGAGGACTATATTGATACAATGGATGAGCTTCAGTGTTTGGTAGAAACAGTGTCAGAATATTtagcagagaaggaagaggagattaATAGATTTGGCTCCCTTTCAAAAACTAAAGAAACACTTAAACACAATAGTACTGTTAATAATGCAGAACAGAAAATGCCAGGGGATCAAATACCATCTTTAAACATTGCCAAGAATGACAAGGACAAAGCCATCTCTTTCCCTGAGCTGAATGGAGTAAAATGTGCTGTTGGTTCTTTATTCAGTTCACTCACAGAAAAGGTGGGTTCAGGCACAAAGCATCTAACAACCTCTGTGGAAAAGCTGGTTTATTTAGttccagagaaaacagaaactctTAATCAGACAGAGGCGATTAATTCGCCATCTAGACCCAGAGCCAAGTCAGTATCAGAGAAGGGTCTTTCCATACAATCTCCATCTCCATTATCTTCTCAAACAGTTGACAATAAGGACGTTGGCAAACATGACAAAACCTCTGAAAATGAGCACATGGACAGTAAAACTGGAAGTTTAAACTTTCAGGATCCAACAGAAACTATTGGAAGGGACTCTGCTTCACAGAGTCAGAGTTCAGTTATAAAGTCTGTTTGCAGCATGCTAAATCCATTAAAAATCTTTTTGGAAAAGGATGAAACCAAAAAAGATGATGACCGGAGCAAGCCAACGAGAAAGGAAAACTTTGTTGCGTGTGGTTCGGAGTCAAATCAAAGGGAAGATACCCTTGGCAATGACAGTAACATTGTCACTTTGGATAGGAGTGATAGAGAAACTCCTCACTATCAAATGCCCCTAAGTGAGGATTTGTTGTCTTCCCAAGCAGCCATTGAACATTCTAACTTAGCTCATTCTGCAAATGAGAAAGATGATGTTGCGAGTCCATTGGAAAGAGAACCCTGTACAGATCTGTCTCTGTTACCAGATCAACGAAAAATATGTGCCAAAGATACTTTAGGACATCATTGTGAAGCTGACAGCAGAACTGCAAATAAAGAGCCATCTTCAAAACCATTAGAGGGGGACAAAATTACTGGTGATGATGATTTCCTTGAGCCACTCAGAAAATCCTTTAGCCAGTTTTTGCTCACTTCCCCTGAGACCTATTCAAAGGAAACTTTGTCAGACTCTATGAAAATTCACCAGTTGGAGGAAGATGGATGGGAAAGGGGCCCTAAGAAAGGTGGGCATTCCTTTTCCTTTAGTGGAAAATTAGATATTCCAATTTTCAAAGTTCTTAGTCATTCTGAAAAGCAGCAGGATgtaagagagaaaggaagcatgCTCcctttgtttaaattttctttcactgACGGCCATAAAACTGTCAATGACCAGAGTTTTCATGGCTCAGCAGTAACCACTGATGAAGAGATCCAAAGAAATTGCCATGCAAATGCCAAACTTAGTTCAATAAAATCTAGTTCAGTTCCAAATATTCATAGTAATCTAGGGAAATTTGGTGATATAAAGACATCTAATAAGAGTGACCAAATAAATACTCCTGAAGATGTCAcacttaataaaataaagtcttattCGGCTCCAAGTATTATTAATGATCTTGGGAAATTTGGGAGTATAGAGGAATTACACTCAAGTGACCACACAGCAATAGAGAACTGTGAAAGAGATACCTTAAACATTCCTGGAGTTGTGTCCAAAGAGCATATACCTTCAGATTCTTTAGGAGGAAGTAAGAATTTTACACAAGTGACATCCTCAACAGTACCAGACTCTTCATTAGCGTTTACTTCTACCATTTCGAAACCCACCTTGGTTGATGAAATGAGTGATGACAAACTTGTAGATAAAGCTTCCAAGAAAAGAACCCAAGGAGGCCTCGTTTCTGGCCTGTTTAACAGGTTTTCTTCTCTTGAAAACTTGTCTAATCAACAAGAATTAAATGTGAAGAAAGATGACTCTCCTCACAGGAATAATACACTGAGCTTATTCTCTGGAATATTTAACTTGATATCAAATAGCAGTATGACTGATTGTAAGCCAGATGAAACAAAGTCCATGTCTTTAGGTGACCTAAAGGGtttgaatggaaaaaaacatTTATCCTTGGATGAGATCCCTGTTACTTCATGTGTGACTTTTGAGAACCAGAGGAACCATGAAAAACAGGAAACTTCTGGCTTCATAAAAAGCTGCTTATCTTTACCTAAAGAAAACATACCATTATCTGATGCTTGGGTTGGTAGCCATTATTGCCCTCCTACATGGAAAAACCAACGAAGTGAAAAGAATTTCCCCTCTTCTGAGAACAGTGTACTTCACTGCACTCCAACTGCTCAGCAGGACCTATTAGAGAAATCTTTGGCTAAGAGGCAGACACCACACCATGCTCTTGAGGCAAAACTACATGAAAATTCTAACAAGTTAAATTCACCTGTGCTAAATACTAACATTCTTAGTCAATCAAACCACTATCAGGCTTTTGAAGAGATGAACAATCCTTTCTCTTATGAATGGGATTCTGATATAAAAGATTTCTctaaaaattccagaaaacttCAGCCAGTTTATTATATGTTGAATCAAAATACATTTCCATCAGCCGATGTTTTCTTGTGGCCTGACTCAGAAAATCCAGCAATAAATTTTTGCCAAAAAGATCAAAATGCAAATATCTTGGAGTGGAGAACAAATCTAAACAGTGTCGTTTGGTGTGACTTACCACATGAATCATTCAACCAGTTAGCATTTAATGAAGATTACTTATTGAGAGGTGATATGTGGGCAGCTAACTCATTATATGGAAATTCTGGTTATCTTCCAATTAATGAGACTAAGAAGGCACTAGAAGAATTGCCCATTGACTTAAGTTGTTCTTCAGGTTATGAGAAGAGTACATGCCCCGTAGTTGATCTAGACTCATTAAGAATGGATGAAAACTTTGTTTATTCAAGTGTTTGTTATGAATACCAGGAATGGTTGTCATGTCTTGAAAATGGAGTGTGGTGGCCATCGGAGGAGGGAGATTATGGATATTTTATGTTCCACGATGGTCAATATATCTATTCTTTCCTTACTGATTCTACTGGGCagtatgcatatttatttatacctGATTGTTCTTATGAAGAGTATTTGAATTGTGACTTACAGACAAATGATCTATCAAGTATTACATTAGATGATAGCACTATTCCTGCTTACAGTTTTAAAGTACTTGACAGGGAAGATGAATTACTGTGGTATGTTGAAGAGGAACCAATTGATGACCCTCTTGATTTATCTGTAGTTTTGCCAAGAAGTGAGGGACCAATGTATCTAAATTTAGGAATGTTTTCACAAGTACTTGAAAAGTCAAGTTATGGCCAAAGGGATCAACCATTAGATTTTTCAGGCTATACTCCTCAAAAGTCAAAGGGAGATTTTGCCTCTTTTAAAGAAAGGCTGGGTGGTTCTGAAGACTCTGAGTGTACATTGGATCTCAGAAATCAGCCCCGAACGATTGGTAATCATgtcttaaataaaaatcaaattataaaggGAGATAAGAATCAGACTCTAGTGAAGGATTCATCAGTTAACCTTTCCAGTTTCCAGTGGATCCAGTCTTCTTCTGAAGAAGCTGCCTCTTTGGTTCATCCTGAAAATAAGACTAACATCCCACAGCAAACAGAAGAGATGTCATCATTGAACAAAGTGACTTCGTCATTTTCTGCTTTGGGTGCTTCAACTGGaagtactttgaattttgataagAATGAATCCTTAGAGTCTTCAGCCATGCAGAAAATAGATCAGCAATCAAACTTAGCAGAGATCACAAATGATGGTCTTCAGTCATTAATCTTGAGTAAGCAACTAGAGAGTAACTCCCAAAATGAGGAAGAAAGTCTTCTCAAGAAGGATTCAGAGAGACAAATGGTATCCAATGTTCAGCGACCAGAATTTactaaaaatatgaagaaagaatTCCCTTTAAATAAAAGCGTTcatgtgaaaaaacaaaatttgttaaAATCTGTTTTCCAGGTAAACCAAACAACTTCTCAGGCTCAATCAGATATAGAAGACGACAAGATGATTACAGCTGATTCTGTTTCAATTCCTCTTGTATCACAGTTTAGTAGGGATGAATGCAAGAATTGTGAGCCTCCTCAGGACCAGTCTTCCAAAGAGTCTGAGAGAACATTATTTAAAAGTGCACTGAAACTCTTTGGTCGGGGAGAAGACTCTTCAGTAAGTGCAGTAGCAAACGAGAAACAGGAATCTCGATTTTTGAACTTCTTTAAAACCCAGGTGAATAAAGAAGGATCACCAAATTTAGAAAAGAATggtgataaaaatagaaagatatcatCTCAGGAAAAGAATGAGTCTCCTGGTGTTTCAAGTGTTTTTGGTTCCCTTGGGGATTTCTTTAAAACCAATGTATCTCCTAAACAGACAACTGAAAATATGTCTGTTTCTTCAGTGACTAATAAGGATGAGGTCAAGTCAAGTCCTAATCCTGCACATCTAACTAAACAGGATGTTGGGAACTTTCCTGCTGCACCAGTTTCCTCTAAAGGGAAGGTTCGAGTTAGAAATCTGAACAAGCAGACTACTATTGATGACAGTGAGCTAAAGGAACCATCAATTAGGGAGATCCAGGGTGATCATTTGACTGACGAAGAGGCACCCTCCAGAGACCACCAACTCTACCAGTCACCAAATTCATCTTTCTCAACAGGTTGTCTCAAAGAATCCTCCAGAGATTCTTCAGTAGAGACTAGTGGTGTGTCTACAGTGACAGTAGTTCCAAGAAGTGATAAAATATCATTAGATATTCTGAGCAGAAGAAATTCAAATGAACAAGATCATTTTTCTGACAAAGACCAGAGTTTTTCAACTGCCACAACATCTCCATCCCAACCAGAATTACCAACCAGAAAGAGTATATTTTCTTTCCTGACTGGATCTGAAAAATCTGAGAACAGAGCCTTTACTACTCTACCAAGAACCACATCTCAAGGAGAAGGGCTATTcacacttccttcctttttttccactgCTAACTCAGGCAGCAAGAAGAATACCTCTCTTAATAGCtctttcagtttcttcaacttGTCCTTTTTGGATGAAAAGCAGCAGACTCCTGGGGAAAAACACAGCCTTTCAGCTGTTGCTCCAGTGACTTCCCAGGCCTGTAAGAAGCCAAGTGTTTTTGTAGACATGAGTAATACAATGACTAGAGAAGATTCTAATGACATTAGAGGTAACATAGTCCCGGAGGTAGTTCATGAACAGCAAATGGTTCCTTGTGTTTCCATTAGCAACACCACTAAGGTTACCTCCCTTGCAGATGAGTTCAATGTAGAAAACAACTATCCAGGAAAACTAGGTCCCAGTATTGGACCAGGGACATCTTTAAAAGATTTCCAg CCCCACCAGCAGTAG